The proteins below come from a single Triticum aestivum cultivar Chinese Spring chromosome 5D, IWGSC CS RefSeq v2.1, whole genome shotgun sequence genomic window:
- the LOC123125195 gene encoding uncharacterized protein translates to MKKRLANGTIKCDSPGVYRLGGLPDDVLGRILGFLPTPLAVRATQLSRRWRRLWPAHVLALNLSVQDCKNRGVGVRFPDLCARALARFPIFSIPSISLEFCTRDQIGVGKAKAWYAEAMERAAGSVSVTVLRGAFPLALPRFTQAAALSLTLTHRIDLELPAAGDDPVRFGRLTELVLATMRLPADSPPLHEFLSSSCPRLRRLRLCCVRGGEAVRALVLRSDALEALDLNNVDGMARLDVAAPNLRSLSVRSCFRFPRSGDQDTEVVVSAPRMESVCWYRSYPRRLSTPDGSLARVRRLSGLKLATLGRSDSFDFPYTMQLLQACSLTTEHLELDLVLPDEMTLDNWLGPEERGSPACEDLMRHVPPLPRVTVLSLKVRWGIGGDVGPCLASLLSRVPSVATIHVGPAPYCLTVLGGAVVPRGECRWGRCVDERSSGGQLGSLREIVVHGLRGTDGEECSLVEVLLGTVPPSIERISLRFHDATAASVVDEIAAELRAHFPTATAGCWTRAACSTTLEWTKRKLTPRERKG, encoded by the exons ATGAAGAAGCGCCTGGCAAACGGGACAATAAAGTGCGATTCGCCGGGAGTCTATCGGCTTGGTGGCCTTCCCGACGACGTGCTCGGGCGCATCCTCGGCTTCCTACCCACCCCGCTGGCCGTGCGCGCGACCCAGCTATCGCGGCGTTGGCGGCGGCTGTGGCCGGCGCACGTGCTCGCCCTCAACCTATCCGTCCAGGACTGCAAGAACCGTGGCGTGGGGGTCAGGTTCCCCGACCTCTGCGCGCGTGCCCTCGCGCGGTTCCCGATCTTCTCCATCCCCTCCATCTCCCTCGAGTTTTGCACGCGCGACCAAATCGGAGTCGGCAAGGCCAAAGCATGGTACGCCGAGGCCATGGAGCGCGCAGCGGGGTCCGTGAGCGTCACGGTGCTACGGGGGGCATTCCCGCTGGCGCTCCCGCGGTTCACGCAGGCGGCGGCCCTGTCCCTGACGCTGACCCACAGAATCGATCTGGAGCTCCCGGCGGCCGGGGACGATCCGGTGCGCTTCGGCAGGCTGACGGAGCTGGTCCTCGCCACGATGCGGCTGCCCGCCGACTCGCCTCCGTTGCACGAGTTCCTGTCGTCGTCCTGCCCGCGGCTGCGGAGGCTGCGCCTGTGCTGCGTGAGAGGCGGCGAGGCCGTGCGCGCGCTGGTCCTCCGCTCCGACGCCCTCGAGGCGCTCGACCTCAACAATGTGGACGGCATGGCGAGGCTGGACGTGGCGGCCCCCAACCTGCGGTCGCTGAGCGTGCGCTCCTGCTTCCGTTTCCCAAGGAGCGGCGACCAAGACACCGAGGTGGTTGTCTCGGCGCCGAGGATGGAGTCCGTCTGCTGGTACCGCAGCTACCCGAGGCGGCTCAGCACCCCCGACGGCAGCCTGGCGCGCGTCCGCCGGCTCTCCGGCCTCAAGCTCGCGACGCTGGGCCGGAGCGACAGCTTCGACTTCCCTTACACGATGCAGCTGCTGCAGGCCTGCTCCCTCACCACCGAGCACCTGGAGCTGGACCTGGTGCTGCCGGACGAGATGACCCTCGACAACTGGCTAGGCCCGGAGGAGCGGGGCTCGCCTGCGTGCGAGGACCTGATGAGACACGTCCCGCCATTGCCCCGTGTCACCGTGCTCTCGCTCAAGGTTCGGTGGGGGATTGGTGGCGACGTCGGGCCGTGCCTGGCCTCCCTCCTGTCGCGTGTCCCGAGCGTGGCAACGATTCACGTGGGACCAGCCCCGTACTGTCTCACCGTCTTG GGGGGCGCAGTCGTACCGCGAGGAGAGTGCCGGTGGGGTCGTTGCGTGGACGAAAGGAGTAGCGGTGGCCAGCTGGGCTCTCTCCGAGAGATCGTTGTCCACGGGCTCAGGGGAACGGACGGCGAGGAGTGCAGCCTCGTCGAGGTTCTGCTTGGGACCGTGCCGCCGTCGATCGAGAGGATATCTCTCAGGTTTCACGACGCTACAGCCGCGTCGGTCGTCGACGAGATCGCAGCCGAGTTGCGAGCACACTTCCCTACGGCGACTGCTGGGTGTTGGACCAGGGCGGCTTGCTCGACCACGCTCGAATGGACCAAACGCAAGCTCACTCCACGAGAACGGAAGGGATAA